The Triticum aestivum cultivar Chinese Spring chromosome 3A, IWGSC CS RefSeq v2.1, whole genome shotgun sequence genome includes a region encoding these proteins:
- the LOC123061398 gene encoding uncharacterized protein produces MAAGRACALSAVLVVVVAPLLLAGAADADCFDYCFKDCIAKDKNMIDYCNYACDKTCYAGAPQRPLAAAAASGDMGCQLSCARTSCHRLDPDREATGACFGQCYDGCKTKTLPRPLRAGAGMPTTSGPVVADLPSSEPDPDDAFPSSEPDPDDALPSSEPDPDDAVRASSEAPEHQAMGPRTPLSEIHAAPPASA; encoded by the exons ATGGCGGCCGGGCGAGCGTGTGCTCTTAGCGcggtgctggtggtggtggtggcgccgctCCTCCTGGCCGGCGCGGCGGACGCCGACTGCTTCGATTACTGCTTCAAGGACTGCATCGCCAAGGACAAGAACATGATCGACTACTGCAACTACGCCTGCGACAAGACCTGCTACGCGGGCGCGCCCCAGCGGCCCTTggcggcggctgccgcctccggcgACATGGGATGCCAGCTCTCCTGCGCCAGGACTTCCTGCCACCGTCTGGATCCAG ACCGCGAGGCCACTGGGGCCTGCTTCGGGCAGTGCTACGACGGCTGCAAGACCAAGACTCTGCCGAGGCCTCTCCGCGCCGGCGCCGGCATGCCCACCACGTCAGGCCCGGTGGTCGCCGACCTTCCTTCATCCGAGCCGGACCCAGATGACGCCTTTCCTTCATCCGAGCCGGACCCAGATGACGCCCTTCCTTCATCCGAGCCGGACCCAGATGATGCGGTCCGTGCGTCGTCAGAGGCGCCGGAACATCAGGCGATGGGGCCACGTACACCGTTATCGGAGATCCACGCTGCTCCTCCGGCGTCTGCGTGA
- the LOC123058356 gene encoding uncharacterized protein, with product MIDDGACFEREYVLFEHMGMLCRHVLKVMDNIGMKENTKRHIVKRRTKYPRDILPDHLKHYWLDQINNTSLTFRHNRMYIRALELVRLGDASVEAYQTLMGLLDQAMPVMDPFDKCRDRLGLGRLWITTMWQIPTGSELGEVYVKTTKCHAA from the exons ATGATTGACGACGGAGCATGTTTTGAGAGAGAATATGTCCTCTTTGAACATATGGGGATGCTCTGTCGTCATGTTCTGAAG GTCATGGATAATATTGGGATGAAAGAAAATACAAAGAGACACATAGTGAAAAGGCGGACAAAATATCCAAGAGATATTTTGCCAGATCACTTGAAGCACTACTGGCTGGACCAGATCAACAACACATCCCTAACTTTTCGGCACAACCGGATGTACATTAGGGCGTTGGAACTGGTTCGACTTGGAGACGCAAGTGTTGAGGCATATCAAACTCTGATGGGGCTTTTAGACCAGGCCATGCCGGTGATGGACCCTTTTGACAAATGTCGTGACAGGCTAGGGCTTGGAAGACTGTGGATAACAACAATGTGGCAGATACCGACGGGGAGCGAGCTGGGAGAAGTATATGTGAAGACGACAAAATGTCATGCAGCATGA